Proteins encoded within one genomic window of Thermodesulfobacteriota bacterium:
- a CDS encoding helix-turn-helix domain-containing protein produces the protein MPDAGCLNRIETAELEELALHIKHADIELIQIRPTQSSSSLIRLSLDNINLQIGSYGSGCISNATSDRERYGLLYKIDRETPTKCNGHQLDNRKFLVYGNNTEHFAFNEGPCTWSYITISPSYFEECILDPIKGKLKTSTGAASCLTCGNLLSIDSFRATVREIARLAEGNAPLFENRDIRKGIEHSVLEIQLAVLSRTLDAPAARNKRGSISHEFIIKRSIDFLKANSYEPLHLLDLCSALGVKMRTLYYAFQEFYGISPIKYLRLVRYAGVRRDLINADPKRTTVTEIAVRWHFWHFGRFSVEYKSLYDESPSATLSKAGPR, from the coding sequence GTGCCTGATGCAGGTTGTCTGAACAGAATCGAAACCGCTGAGCTCGAAGAATTGGCTCTGCATATAAAACATGCCGACATCGAGCTTATTCAGATCCGTCCTACACAATCATCGTCGAGTCTGATAAGACTTTCCCTCGACAACATCAACCTCCAGATCGGGAGCTACGGATCGGGTTGTATATCAAACGCCACCAGCGACAGGGAAAGATACGGACTGCTCTACAAGATCGACAGGGAAACTCCGACAAAATGTAACGGACACCAGCTGGATAACAGGAAATTCCTCGTATACGGGAACAATACGGAGCACTTCGCATTTAACGAAGGGCCCTGCACGTGGTCTTATATAACGATAAGCCCTTCTTACTTTGAAGAATGCATCCTCGACCCTATCAAAGGAAAGCTGAAAACGAGTACCGGCGCAGCGTCATGCCTTACCTGCGGGAACCTGCTATCGATCGATAGTTTTCGCGCCACGGTCAGGGAGATTGCGAGGCTCGCGGAAGGAAATGCCCCATTATTCGAGAACCGCGACATTAGAAAAGGTATCGAGCACTCGGTGCTGGAAATCCAGCTTGCCGTTCTCAGTCGAACGCTCGACGCGCCCGCTGCCCGTAACAAAAGAGGCTCAATATCTCACGAGTTTATTATCAAGCGCTCTATCGATTTCCTTAAAGCCAATTCCTATGAGCCTCTGCACCTGCTCGATCTCTGCTCCGCGCTCGGCGTAAAAATGCGGACACTATACTACGCCTTTCAGGAATTCTACGGCATAAGCCCGATCAAATATCTTCGCCTGGTGAGATATGCGGGGGTCCGGAGAGATCTGATAAATGCGGACCCTAAAAGAACTACCGTGACCGAAATAGCCGTAAGATGGCATTTCTGGCACTTCGGCAGATTCTCGGTGGAATACAAGAGCCTTTACGACGAGTCACCTTCCGCAACCCTGAGCAAAGCCGGTCCCCGATGA
- a CDS encoding cupin domain-containing protein encodes MSQEKKPAAIDAHDAPLRIKPTNYPEPFASRMAGREKRPLGDLFGITNFGVNLTRLKPGAMSSIRHCHSKQDEFIYVLGGAPTLHTDEGRTVLSPGMCAGFEAGDGNGHHLVNETGEDVFYLEIGDRAPGDEVRYPDDDLQALLVEGKWKFVHKDGTAY; translated from the coding sequence ATGTCGCAGGAAAAAAAGCCGGCCGCAATCGATGCGCACGATGCGCCGCTCCGTATAAAGCCGACCAACTATCCCGAGCCGTTCGCTTCGCGTATGGCGGGCAGGGAGAAGCGCCCGCTGGGCGATCTCTTCGGGATTACCAATTTCGGCGTCAACCTGACGCGGCTGAAGCCGGGGGCGATGTCGTCGATACGGCACTGCCATTCGAAGCAGGACGAGTTTATATACGTGCTGGGCGGAGCTCCGACGCTGCACACCGACGAAGGCCGCACCGTTCTCTCCCCGGGAATGTGCGCCGGATTCGAGGCAGGCGACGGTAACGGCCATCACCTCGTCAACGAAACCGGCGAGGATGTGTTCTACCTCGAAATCGGCGACAGAGCCCCCGGGGATGAGGTGCGCTACCCGGACGACGATCTCCAGGCGCTGCTCGTGGAGGGCAAATGGAAATTCGTTCATAAAGACGGAACGGCTTACTGA
- a CDS encoding DUF6515 family protein produces the protein MLERSSYRNHLKTAVTFLIVLLLACTSSVLFADPALARFGGGGFRGGGGGGFSGGGFGGGGYSGPRFREGFFRSRGFGSINASDHSFGGAGNWNGSMENADRSGNFSANRQSFQSGDGSMSQRQQQRQSSIQSTTGENQQQRQDWSSQNQQSRQDWSGQNQQDRQNTWNNTYNHNYYNDHWNNYWYGGDYYHGWSGYYSGLALGAAAGVAVGAAIASVPPSSTTVYVQGNPFYYSGGVYYMPQGSQYVVVPPPMGAVITTLPSSCTAIYSGETAYYNCGGAYYSQVSQGYQVISPPIGATVNTLPNGAVSETVNGVTYYSFGGAYYQPYYSGGSVIYRIVPNPKQ, from the coding sequence ATGTTGGAACGCTCTTCGTACAGGAATCATCTTAAAACAGCCGTTACTTTTTTGATCGTTCTGCTGTTGGCATGTACCTCGTCGGTGCTGTTTGCGGACCCTGCGCTAGCGAGGTTCGGCGGCGGAGGTTTTCGAGGGGGCGGGGGGGGAGGATTCAGCGGCGGGGGGTTCGGGGGCGGGGGCTACTCGGGACCGCGCTTCCGCGAGGGCTTCTTCCGCAGCAGGGGGTTCGGGAGTATAAACGCATCCGACCACAGCTTCGGCGGCGCGGGCAACTGGAACGGGAGCATGGAAAATGCCGACAGGTCCGGGAATTTCTCGGCCAACAGGCAGAGCTTTCAGTCGGGCGATGGCTCGATGAGCCAGCGTCAGCAGCAGAGACAGAGCAGCATACAGAGCACGACGGGTGAGAACCAGCAGCAGAGGCAGGATTGGAGCAGTCAAAACCAGCAGAGCAGGCAGGACTGGAGCGGACAAAACCAGCAGGACAGGCAGAATACCTGGAACAACACCTACAATCATAACTATTATAACGACCACTGGAACAATTACTGGTACGGCGGTGATTATTACCACGGATGGTCGGGATATTATTCGGGTCTTGCTCTCGGGGCCGCGGCGGGCGTAGCCGTCGGGGCGGCGATTGCAAGCGTGCCCCCGAGCTCGACTACCGTTTACGTACAGGGGAATCCCTTTTATTATTCGGGCGGCGTGTATTACATGCCCCAGGGCTCGCAATACGTAGTCGTCCCTCCGCCTATGGGTGCCGTTATAACTACACTCCCATCGAGCTGCACTGCTATATATTCCGGCGAAACGGCTTATTACAACTGCGGTGGCGCTTATTACTCGCAGGTAAGTCAAGGCTACCAGGTCATTTCACCACCCATAGGTGCGACTGTCAACACGCTTCCGAACGGCGCCGTCTCGGAAACGGTGAACGGCGTCACCTATTATTCCTTTGGCGGGGCGTATTATCAGCCCTACTACAGCGGCGGGAGCGTTATATACAGGATTGTCCCTAACCCGAAACAGTGA
- a CDS encoding thiamine pyrophosphate-binding protein gives MSKQVKVGEYLINKLYERGVRHVFGVPGDYALGFFKELEKSRLELINTSDEQGAGFAADAYARVKGLGVVCITYGVGGLKVANTTAQAFAEKSPVVVISGAPGLKERTKNPLLHHKVREFDTQYKVFRELTMDSALIDDPETAAPEIDRVLDSAVKYKRPVYIEIPRDMVSLPVKPYKARRPEAAGSETETLEEAIGEVVAIINKSRKPVIIAGVEIHRFGLQDRLLELLGKTNIPLATTILGKSVISETHPLCMGVYEGAMGREAVRQYVESSDCMILLGTFMTDVNLGIYTANIDRAHSICATSEGIAIRHHAYEEVSIHDFMDGLLKGGIKRRKNARIPNPPLPKRPKPVKGKKISVSYLFKTLNSCLGEKTVVIADPGDAMLGALDMVIQMETEFLCPAYYCSLGFAVPASLGVQMARPDLRPLVLVGDGAFQMTGMELSTIARFGQNPIVVVFNNEGYGTERPMLDGTFNDIHPWRHSRIPGVLNKGVGFDVHTEDELQEALATAIKDTKNFYILDVHLDKADRSEAHKRLTTALSERVR, from the coding sequence GTGTCAAAGCAGGTAAAAGTCGGCGAATATCTCATAAATAAACTCTACGAGCGCGGCGTCCGTCACGTATTCGGTGTCCCGGGCGACTACGCCCTCGGCTTCTTCAAGGAGCTCGAGAAAAGCAGGCTGGAGCTGATTAACACCAGCGACGAACAGGGCGCCGGGTTTGCGGCCGATGCCTACGCGAGAGTAAAAGGACTCGGCGTTGTCTGTATAACGTACGGCGTCGGCGGACTCAAGGTGGCGAATACGACGGCACAGGCATTCGCGGAGAAATCCCCCGTGGTCGTCATAAGCGGGGCACCGGGCCTTAAGGAGCGTACAAAAAACCCCCTCCTTCATCATAAAGTCAGGGAGTTCGACACACAATACAAGGTTTTCCGGGAGCTGACCATGGATTCCGCACTCATCGACGACCCCGAAACCGCCGCCCCCGAAATCGACAGGGTCCTCGACTCCGCTGTAAAGTACAAGAGACCCGTGTACATAGAGATCCCGCGCGACATGGTATCACTTCCGGTAAAGCCCTATAAGGCCAGGCGGCCCGAGGCCGCCGGCAGCGAGACCGAAACCCTGGAAGAGGCCATAGGGGAAGTGGTCGCGATCATAAACAAATCGAGGAAACCGGTAATAATCGCAGGCGTCGAAATACACAGGTTCGGCCTTCAGGACAGGCTTCTCGAGCTCCTCGGCAAAACGAACATCCCTCTCGCGACGACGATACTGGGCAAGTCGGTTATAAGCGAGACCCACCCGCTTTGCATGGGCGTCTACGAAGGGGCGATGGGGAGGGAGGCCGTCCGTCAATACGTGGAGTCGAGCGACTGCATGATCCTCCTCGGCACATTTATGACCGACGTCAACCTCGGGATTTATACGGCGAACATCGACAGAGCCCACTCGATCTGCGCCACGAGCGAGGGGATAGCGATCAGACATCACGCATATGAAGAAGTAAGCATTCACGACTTCATGGACGGCCTTTTAAAGGGAGGCATAAAGCGGAGGAAAAATGCGAGGATACCGAATCCTCCCTTGCCGAAACGCCCGAAGCCGGTGAAGGGAAAGAAAATAAGCGTGAGCTACCTGTTCAAAACACTCAATTCCTGTCTCGGCGAAAAGACGGTCGTAATAGCCGACCCGGGCGACGCCATGCTCGGGGCCCTGGACATGGTCATCCAGATGGAGACGGAATTTTTGTGCCCCGCTTATTACTGCTCGCTCGGTTTCGCCGTGCCGGCGAGCCTCGGAGTGCAGATGGCGAGGCCCGACCTCCGGCCGCTCGTTCTCGTCGGCGACGGCGCCTTTCAGATGACCGGCATGGAGCTTTCGACAATAGCCAGGTTCGGCCAGAACCCGATTGTCGTCGTGTTCAACAATGAAGGCTACGGCACCGAGCGGCCCATGCTGGACGGTACATTCAACGACATACACCCCTGGAGACACAGCCGTATACCCGGCGTTCTGAATAAGGGCGTCGGCTTCGACGTACACACCGAGGACGAGCTTCAGGAAGCGCTCGCCACGGCCATTAAGGACACTAAAAATTTCTACATACTCGACGTTCATTTGGATAAAGCGGACAGGTCCGAGGCCCACAAGCGGCTTACTACCGCGCTTTCCGAGAGGGTGAGGTAA
- a CDS encoding DUF2147 domain-containing protein, protein MKILFGFSAAALILAFVLIGGPATASAQDITSDSLVGKWKDPDEGAVVQIENKGGYYEGAIVEDAQHPDGVSTKIFKDLVYDSEKGIWKGQVYSVKKKKDYDVEIKMTDNASFTMKVKAGIVSKTIVWSRVQ, encoded by the coding sequence ATGAAAATACTATTCGGTTTTTCGGCGGCGGCATTGATCCTGGCGTTCGTATTGATCGGAGGGCCGGCAACGGCATCGGCACAGGACATAACTTCGGACAGTTTAGTCGGGAAATGGAAGGACCCGGACGAGGGCGCGGTAGTGCAGATAGAGAATAAAGGCGGCTATTACGAAGGCGCTATTGTCGAAGATGCGCAGCATCCTGACGGAGTATCCACGAAAATTTTCAAAGACCTCGTGTATGACAGCGAGAAAGGAATTTGGAAAGGCCAGGTGTACTCGGTCAAAAAGAAAAAAGATTACGATGTCGAAATCAAGATGACCGACAACGCCTCGTTCACGATGAAGGTAAAAGCGGGGATCGTCTCCAAGACCATCGTCTGGAGCAGGGTTCAGTAA
- a CDS encoding DUF1134 domain-containing protein produces MKISKALILAVVVCLAYAGSALADNVPSGTISIDETQFGLIIGGSEGSGILNYQGSEYIFKTSGIKVGGVGVAKISAAGEVYNLSNLGQFPGTYVAGDYGIALGGGAGGVVLKNENGVLLKLHSTMEGVDLSAGVSGVTIKLEAAVPPADED; encoded by the coding sequence ATGAAAATTTCGAAGGCTTTGATTTTAGCGGTAGTTGTTTGTCTCGCTTATGCAGGTTCGGCCCTTGCGGATAACGTTCCCTCGGGGACGATATCGATAGACGAGACGCAGTTCGGGCTGATTATAGGCGGCAGCGAGGGAAGCGGTATCCTTAACTACCAGGGCTCGGAGTACATCTTCAAGACGAGCGGGATAAAGGTTGGGGGAGTCGGCGTTGCAAAAATATCGGCCGCCGGAGAGGTTTATAATCTCTCCAACCTCGGCCAGTTTCCCGGTACGTACGTCGCGGGAGATTACGGCATCGCGCTCGGCGGCGGAGCCGGCGGAGTCGTATTGAAAAACGAAAACGGCGTTCTCCTGAAGCTCCATTCCACGATGGAAGGGGTCGATCTTAGCGCCGGCGTATCGGGCGTAACCATTAAGCTCGAAGCCGCCGTGCCTCCAGCCGACGAGGATTAG
- a CDS encoding DUF2092 domain-containing protein: protein MNLKKAAVFYFVLAFLLTAPTAFSQDSPGAPGSPSSPVIDPKVRELLQKMGDVIKNSKQFSFHAEILYDDILPSGQKIQFAAAQDMDVKRPDKVFTKYQSDVESREFWYDGKSFTLLDLTKNLYSTVKAEPTIDGTLQEIINKYGYTPALSDFLYSDPYKTLMENVLSGFYVGPGDVNGTECYHLAFVEKYIDWQIWIEAGDKPLVRKVVITYKTVPESPQYTAVFSDWKFNKSLADSFFEPKIPEGAKEIDMVILKNVSIKGGR, encoded by the coding sequence TTGAATCTTAAAAAAGCAGCAGTTTTCTATTTTGTCCTGGCATTTCTTCTAACTGCGCCGACGGCCTTTTCGCAGGATTCTCCAGGGGCCCCGGGCTCGCCTTCTTCTCCTGTAATCGATCCCAAGGTCAGGGAGCTCCTTCAAAAAATGGGTGACGTGATCAAGAACTCGAAGCAATTCAGCTTCCATGCCGAGATTTTATACGACGATATTCTTCCATCCGGGCAAAAGATACAATTTGCGGCCGCTCAGGATATGGATGTAAAAAGACCGGACAAGGTGTTTACCAAATACCAGAGCGACGTCGAATCCAGGGAGTTCTGGTACGACGGGAAGAGCTTTACCTTATTGGACCTGACCAAAAATTTATACTCGACCGTGAAGGCCGAGCCGACTATAGACGGCACGCTTCAGGAAATCATCAACAAGTACGGCTATACCCCGGCTCTCAGCGATTTCCTCTACAGCGATCCATACAAAACGCTCATGGAAAACGTGCTATCCGGTTTTTATGTCGGCCCGGGGGACGTAAATGGAACGGAATGCTACCATCTGGCTTTCGTCGAGAAGTATATAGACTGGCAGATATGGATAGAGGCGGGGGATAAGCCGCTGGTCAGAAAGGTTGTAATTACTTATAAAACGGTCCCCGAGTCTCCGCAGTATACGGCGGTATTTTCGGATTGGAAATTTAATAAATCGTTAGCCGATTCGTTTTTCGAGCCCAAAATTCCCGAGGGCGCCAAAGAGATAGATATGGTGATTTTGAAAAACGTCAGTATAAAAGGAGGACGCTGA
- a CDS encoding DUF1254 domain-containing protein, with protein MKISSVLLTTVACVVLVLPRIASGQTTPGIPESITTPDTVETRIGTLEFKDGAPSAETAQKVYDTVDFTRALNVFNNSFRGASAYAIREGFLSIGAQDNMVVVFSELLDSNSLFLTGNADTVYYIAFVDLTKGPMVVEQPPLGLGTINDMWFSWIIDVGFPGPDRGRGGKYLLVPPGYDGPLPEGGFYIARSSTNRALYAVRAFLTDNDPKPTVDNIKKNLKIYPYTPGGYGTSIATALEGEVELAANPPVPETKFVEASGKAFNTIPPNDYSFFEMINANVQQEPADSYDVELAGQMAAIGIVKGKEFKPDERMKKILTDAAAVGNAFGRVLNWRFSEVHPDWAYYPNSQWGTMLWQGGAFFETPPPLFEDGMFKPFPPTGARTLDSRTAFYYAYTLDSPGMIMRIPDVGSQYLMTFLDGGKNPFDGAKTYKVTLPKDIPAAKFWSLTVYDSQTRSMLQTPQKYPRAGSQSYPSPAAEPSKDGSTTIYFSSEQPEGVKPGNWIQTMPGKDWFVILRLYSPLEPFFTKKWRPTEIELVK; from the coding sequence ATGAAGATATCTTCAGTCCTTCTGACCACCGTGGCCTGCGTCGTGCTTGTGCTGCCCCGGATAGCTTCGGGACAGACGACTCCGGGAATCCCAGAGTCGATTACGACGCCCGACACGGTCGAGACAAGGATCGGTACGCTCGAGTTCAAGGACGGCGCGCCGAGCGCGGAAACCGCGCAGAAGGTCTACGACACCGTGGACTTTACCCGCGCCTTGAACGTGTTCAACAACAGCTTCCGGGGCGCATCTGCTTACGCGATCCGGGAAGGCTTCCTCAGCATCGGTGCGCAAGACAACATGGTCGTTGTCTTTTCCGAACTGCTGGATTCGAACTCGCTGTTCCTGACGGGCAACGCCGACACGGTCTATTACATTGCATTCGTCGACCTGACGAAAGGGCCGATGGTGGTCGAACAGCCACCGCTGGGGCTTGGCACCATCAACGACATGTGGTTTTCGTGGATTATCGACGTCGGTTTTCCCGGCCCCGATCGAGGCCGCGGTGGAAAATACCTGCTCGTGCCGCCAGGCTACGACGGGCCGCTCCCTGAAGGCGGCTTTTACATCGCGCGGTCGAGCACGAACCGGGCTCTGTATGCTGTTCGCGCATTCCTTACTGATAACGATCCCAAGCCGACCGTCGATAACATCAAGAAGAACCTCAAGATCTATCCGTACACACCTGGCGGCTATGGCACGAGCATAGCCACGGCGCTTGAAGGCGAGGTCGAGCTTGCGGCCAATCCGCCTGTCCCGGAGACGAAGTTCGTCGAGGCGAGCGGGAAAGCCTTTAACACGATTCCTCCCAACGATTACTCGTTCTTCGAGATGATCAACGCCAACGTCCAGCAGGAGCCGGCTGACAGCTATGATGTGGAGCTCGCGGGGCAAATGGCCGCCATCGGCATCGTGAAAGGCAAGGAGTTCAAGCCTGATGAACGGATGAAGAAGATTCTCACCGACGCAGCCGCGGTGGGGAATGCTTTCGGACGGGTGCTCAACTGGCGTTTCAGCGAGGTGCATCCCGATTGGGCCTACTATCCCAACTCGCAGTGGGGCACCATGCTGTGGCAAGGCGGTGCCTTCTTCGAAACGCCGCCGCCGCTCTTCGAAGACGGCATGTTCAAGCCATTCCCGCCGACCGGCGCACGCACGCTCGATTCGCGGACGGCGTTTTACTATGCCTATACCCTGGACTCCCCGGGTATGATCATGCGGATCCCGGACGTCGGCTCCCAATATCTCATGACATTCCTGGACGGGGGGAAGAATCCCTTCGACGGCGCCAAGACGTACAAGGTAACACTGCCGAAGGACATTCCCGCGGCCAAATTCTGGTCGCTCACGGTATACGACAGCCAGACCCGCTCGATGCTGCAGACGCCGCAGAAATATCCGCGCGCCGGCAGTCAGAGCTATCCGTCACCTGCCGCCGAGCCAAGCAAGGACGGCTCGACGACGATCTACTTCAGTTCTGAACAGCCCGAGGGGGTCAAGCCCGGCAACTGGATCCAGACCATGCCCGGCAAGGATTGGTTCGTGATTCTGCGTCTCTACAGCCCGCTCGAACCCTTCTTTACAAAGAAGTGGAGGCCGACTGAGATCGAGCTTGTTAAGTGA